In one uncultured Methanoregula sp. genomic region, the following are encoded:
- a CDS encoding 50S ribosomal protein L37ae, with protein sequence MASSSTHKAKGKVTGSAGRFGCRYGRFVRKRVCDIEKISRALHRCPKCDMETVSRQGTGIWECRKCGFKFAGGAYQPITPAMKIAQRAIDRTTEQIRK encoded by the coding sequence ATGGCAAGTTCATCAACTCATAAGGCAAAAGGAAAAGTCACCGGCAGTGCAGGACGTTTCGGCTGCCGTTACGGACGATTTGTGCGCAAGCGAGTATGTGATATCGAGAAGATTTCCCGGGCACTCCACCGCTGCCCCAAGTGTGATATGGAAACCGTATCCCGCCAGGGCACGGGTATCTGGGAATGCCGCAAGTGCGGATTCAAATTTGCCGGAGGCGCATACCAGCCGATTACCCCGGCAATGAAGATCGCACAGCGCGCGATCGACCGTACTACCGAACAGATCAGGAAATAA
- a CDS encoding DNA-directed RNA polymerase subunit P, whose amino-acid sequence MASTYKCARCKQKVEIDVNVRCPYCGHRILFKERGAAIKELKAR is encoded by the coding sequence ATGGCTAGCACATACAAATGCGCACGGTGTAAACAGAAGGTTGAGATCGACGTCAATGTCCGGTGTCCCTACTGTGGGCACCGGATTCTCTTCAAAGAGCGCGGCGCGGCGATCAAGGAACTCAAAGCCCGCTAA
- a CDS encoding KEOPS complex subunit Pcc1 has protein sequence MSQHEVTFRFTTPHAGRILRSLEPELADEVNPRSRIQCRLDGDNTLVLAVESDDTPSLRAALNMYLRLVNVADEMQQVGEGPGHREAGASRE, from the coding sequence ATGTCGCAGCATGAAGTGACTTTCCGTTTCACAACCCCCCATGCAGGCAGGATTCTCCGGTCGCTTGAACCCGAGCTTGCAGATGAAGTGAACCCGCGGTCCAGGATCCAGTGCCGGCTGGATGGTGACAACACCCTCGTCCTTGCTGTCGAATCTGACGACACACCCTCGCTCCGGGCAGCCCTTAACATGTACCTGCGCCTCGTCAACGTTGCTGACGAGATGCAGCAGGTGGGGGAGGGTCCCGGTCACAGGGAGGCCGGTGCATCGCGGGAATAA
- a CDS encoding 2-isopropylmalate synthase, with amino-acid sequence MLRGIVFFTDSHAHEEVTVFDTTLRDGEQTPGIAFTFEQKLEIARQLSAIGVHAIEAGFPASSKAEKETVAAIKNLGLDSVICGLARSVKADVDACLDCNVDMVHVFIPTSDIQRENTINKSRREVLEITADIIGYIRKRSELCMFSAMDATRTDWDYLIEVFRTAADAGATIINVPDTVGVISPSAMKTLITRINKEVRCPIDVHCHNDFGLAVANTIAAVEAGASQVQVTVNGLGERAGNADLAQTVMIMESMYRIKTGIEKARLVETSRLVSRFSGIGIPPTQPVVGENVFSHESGIHSHGVLQNSATFEPGIMTPEMVGHRRRLTLGKHVGRHAVQQMLKDVHIDPDGAQLDAIVEKVKAVANKGKRVTDADLYEIAEGAMGIEFNHKMLELQDIAIMTGNHAIPTASVRAMVNGKEHVFSAVGNGPVDAALNAILGITPSKLQLKEFSIEAISGGSDAMCHVTIAVEDEQGKIFDASGSGDDIVLSSVEALVNAINLINRA; translated from the coding sequence ATGTTGCGGGGGATCGTCTTCTTCACCGATAGCCACGCTCATGAAGAAGTAACTGTTTTTGACACCACATTACGTGACGGAGAACAGACCCCTGGTATTGCATTTACATTTGAACAGAAACTTGAGATTGCCCGCCAGCTCTCCGCAATCGGCGTACATGCTATAGAGGCAGGGTTCCCTGCATCCTCGAAAGCCGAGAAAGAGACAGTAGCTGCTATTAAAAATCTCGGTCTTGATTCTGTGATCTGCGGGCTCGCCCGCTCAGTGAAAGCCGATGTGGACGCCTGTCTTGACTGCAACGTCGACATGGTGCACGTCTTTATCCCGACTTCGGATATCCAGCGGGAGAACACGATCAACAAGAGCCGCAGGGAAGTGCTCGAGATTACTGCCGATATCATCGGCTATATCCGGAAGCGCTCCGAGCTCTGCATGTTCTCCGCTATGGACGCCACGCGGACGGACTGGGACTATCTTATAGAGGTATTCCGGACCGCAGCTGATGCCGGGGCCACGATCATCAACGTGCCGGATACGGTAGGAGTCATCTCGCCATCCGCGATGAAGACCCTGATCACCCGCATCAACAAAGAGGTCCGGTGCCCGATCGATGTCCACTGCCACAACGACTTCGGTCTCGCGGTCGCCAATACGATCGCGGCGGTCGAGGCTGGCGCCTCGCAGGTACAGGTAACCGTCAACGGTCTTGGCGAGCGGGCCGGCAATGCCGACCTTGCCCAGACCGTGATGATCATGGAGTCGATGTACCGGATAAAGACCGGGATAGAAAAGGCACGCCTCGTCGAAACCTCCCGCCTGGTATCACGGTTCTCCGGCATCGGCATCCCGCCCACCCAGCCGGTTGTAGGAGAGAATGTCTTCTCTCACGAGAGCGGCATTCACTCCCATGGCGTACTCCAGAACTCTGCCACGTTCGAACCGGGCATCATGACCCCGGAGATGGTAGGCCACCGCCGCAGGCTCACCCTCGGCAAGCATGTGGGCCGGCATGCAGTACAGCAGATGCTCAAGGATGTCCACATCGATCCGGATGGCGCCCAGCTGGACGCTATCGTCGAGAAGGTCAAGGCTGTAGCAAACAAGGGAAAACGGGTCACCGACGCCGACCTGTACGAGATCGCCGAAGGTGCAATGGGCATCGAGTTCAACCACAAGATGCTTGAGCTCCAGGATATTGCCATCATGACCGGCAACCACGCAATCCCGACCGCCAGTGTCCGGGCGATGGTGAACGGGAAGGAGCACGTCTTCTCTGCAGTGGGGAATGGTCCTGTTGATGCAGCACTGAACGCCATCCTTGGGATCACCCCCTCGAAACTCCAGCTCAAGGAATTCAGCATCGAGGCAATCTCCGGGGGCTCGGATGCGATGTGCCACGTGACCATCGCGGTTGAGGACGAGCAGGGGAAGATCTTTGACGCAAGCGGAAGCGGTGACGATATCGTCCTCTCCTCGGTCGAAGCGCTCGTCAATGCTATCAACCTGATCAACCGGGCGTAA
- a CDS encoding HD domain-containing protein has protein sequence MRPLADFLAVDPARRLLVIKTAADHASRAHKGQLRKDRRTPYITHPARVAGLVGTFNGSHVAIIAAWLHDVYEDCSPEWILKTDALIDKLALPADDRKDIAAIVDAMTKKNTIPKKGARLSDSLERIIDAPPEATLVKLCDRIDNLLDSADRNGGFTKRYLASTDEVIEKLSVRASLCGYETALGILVQIRNSNLKKL, from the coding sequence ATGCGTCCTTTGGCAGACTTCCTTGCAGTGGACCCGGCCCGCCGGCTCCTTGTCATCAAGACTGCTGCGGATCATGCTTCCCGCGCCCACAAGGGACAGCTGCGGAAAGACCGGAGAACCCCCTACATAACCCACCCGGCCCGGGTAGCCGGGCTTGTCGGCACGTTCAACGGGTCGCATGTTGCGATCATTGCGGCATGGCTCCACGATGTCTACGAGGATTGTTCTCCCGAGTGGATCCTGAAGACCGATGCTCTCATTGACAAGCTCGCGCTTCCTGCCGATGACCGGAAAGATATTGCTGCGATTGTCGATGCCATGACGAAAAAGAACACGATTCCCAAGAAAGGGGCCCGGCTCTCCGACAGTCTCGAGCGGATCATTGATGCGCCTCCTGAGGCAACGCTGGTCAAGCTCTGCGACCGGATTGATAATCTCCTCGATTCGGCGGACCGGAACGGCGGATTCACGAAGCGTTACCTTGCTTCTACCGATGAAGTGATCGAAAAGCTCTCCGTTCGGGCTTCGCTCTGCGGGTACGAGACGGCGCTGGGTATCCTGGTACAGATCAGGAATTCCAACCTGAAGAAATTGTAA
- a CDS encoding prefoldin subunit beta yields MNNISPKMQNQLAMLQQIQQQLQTILQQKAQYEMAVREAKRAEEEISDSAEDAVMYMTVGTVMMQKKKEVIVAKLTEKVETLELRIKSLEKQEKMLQSKFEQMQAQLKAAIEGKGSPTAA; encoded by the coding sequence ATGAACAACATTTCACCCAAGATGCAGAACCAGCTTGCCATGCTCCAGCAGATCCAGCAGCAGCTCCAGACCATCCTCCAGCAGAAGGCCCAGTACGAGATGGCCGTCCGAGAGGCGAAGAGGGCAGAGGAAGAGATCAGCGATTCTGCCGAAGACGCTGTCATGTACATGACGGTCGGCACGGTCATGATGCAGAAGAAGAAAGAAGTAATTGTAGCAAAACTGACCGAGAAGGTCGAGACCCTCGAACTCCGGATCAAGTCCCTTGAGAAGCAGGAGAAGATGCTCCAGTCCAAGTTCGAGCAGATGCAGGCACAGCTCAAGGCGGCAATCGAGGGCAAGGGCTCCCCGACTGCGGCATAA